The Leptospira sp. WS60.C2 genome includes the window TAAGCCATTTTTTGATCGAAGAACGTGTCATGGAATTGAACTTATATCCGAATTTGGAAGCACATAAAAAACAACACGATCGTTTTACTGACAAAATTTTAGAACTAAAAAATCGATTAACATCAGATAAACTATTAGAAAATGACAAGGAATTAAATCAATTTTTCACTGATTTGATTCGTTTCTTAAGATTATGGTTAACCAATCACATTCTTCAGGAAGACATGAATTATAAACCATATATCAAATTAGATTTATGAAATCCTAAACAACGTGTGAGGATTTTTTTTAAAATAAACTCACACCTCGAGAAACAAACACTCCCAGGATCGCAATACAGAGAGATAGGAGTAAGTTGAGTCGACCGAAGAAAGCAGAAACTCTTCGATACCGTTCATATTGAACCAGGTCATTTTCTAAAAAGAAAAAGGTTTTAGGTCCAGAGACAAAATCATGGTAAATCGAGAATAGGAAGAGTAGTAGGAAGAGTCCAAGTTTGGATAAAAACATCAATCCTAAGTTCGTTGTAAAAAAAGAAATGAATTGTCCTGCTTGTAAATATCCTTTTGTGAAGAGGATTCCAAATCCAGAAATCAGAAAGAACACAAAAAGAGGATACGATATCTTTCTAAATTGAAGTGCCGTTAACTTTAGTAAGGTTAACTTTTGTTCTTTTACTTTTTGATTTCGAATCACTGGCATAATGACAATCACATAAAAAATCATTCCTCCAAGCCAGACCATAGCAGATAGAATGTGTAAGAGCAAAAATGACAAATAAGTCCACATAGTAAGAGAGATTCTAATGTGAATCTCCTTTTGTCTTTCTATTTTTTTTTGATTAGAAGCATTCCAGATAGATAGATTGTATCGTATCAAATGCATTCCAACATGCACCTGTCTCTCATCCGAGACAAATGCAATAGATTTTGTGATTCAGTTGATTTTGAAATTACTCTTCACATGATTGTGAATTCAAATTAAAAGATTTTTTTTCCTCCGAGTCTGATATGGTTTTTGCATAATCACTTTGTAATTTAAAACAACCCATTCGGTTTTGTTTGCCTGTAGTTTTAAAACAATCACAAATAACCTTTGTTTTTTCTTCCGTTGTTAAGTTGGGATCAATTTGAGGAATTCCAGCTATTTCCTCTTCGCATGCATTGATCAACTTTAAGTATGTTTCATGATCTTTTGAACCCTTCTTAAGAACTTTCACATGTTTTTCGCGGAGTTGCAAACAACCTTTTTTAACGGATTCGCTAGAACTTGTATTTGCTTTTTTCAAACAATTACACATTTCTTTTGATTTTGTTTCTACATTGGCAAAGAGAAGCCAAGGTAAAAATAAGAGTAAAGATATGATTGTACATTTTTTCATAAAGATTTGGATAGGTCTTTCTTTCGAGAAGTCAATCTTGAATTCTGAAAAAGAATTAGAGAACAGAATTCAATCGGACAGATTTGTTTTGAATCAAAAAAATTCCGGATTAATGCTTTGTATAGACTTTGATTTGGAAACCTTCGTCCTTTGTAGGGGGAGAGTAATAGGATGTAATCATATGAAATTCTTCCTCCGTCATTGGAACAGAACCTTCTGGTCGCTCTAAATTTCTTTTTTGGAGTTGTTGCAAACATTCTTCATCAGACAATTCAATCAGGTGTAACAGGTGATTGGCGTTGGTACTTTCGAATAAATTACGAATCCAATTTCTAGTTTTAGGTATATTGGCAGGGAAATCCAAAACAACTGAATTCCCGTTTTGTAAAACTTGTTGAATATGATCAGTTAAAATTGTTTTCAGGCGCGCACTATATTTTTTGTAATCTTCGAAGTCTTTAATCTCTTCTGGATAGAGTCGTTGTAACCATATGTCTTCGCAAAAAAGGAGTGCATTTTCTTCTTTGGCAATTTTTTTTGATAAGGTTGTTTTACCTGATGCCATTTTGCCACATAGGAAATGTAAGGTTGGTCGATTTGACTTCATATGATTACGTCTATTTTTGATTGCTTTTCTTATCAACTTTTATTCACTGAATTTACTTTCTAACCAGACCAAAAGGATTCAAAATAGCAATCGGATGATTCAAATACTCCTCATAGAAGATGAACCAGGAATCCAAGAAAGTATTCAAATTGCATTAGAGGCAGATGGTTTTTCGCTTAAAATTGCTTCTACTGGAATCGAAGCATTGCAGATGTTAGATGATCATGTATCGCTCATCCTTTTGGACATTGGTTTGCCAGATCAAAATGGATTTGATCTTCTGAAGCAGATCAGAAAAAAGCACCAAATTCCTGTCATTTTTTTGACAGCACGTAACGCTGAAATTGATAAAGTCTTAGGTTTAGAAATTGGTGCAGATGATTATATTGTGAAACCGTTCAGCCCAAGGGAACTTTTGGCAAGAATCAGAGCGATTTTGAGACGTACACAAAACCAAAGGGAAGTGGAGCAGAAATCAAATCAAAAGATTCGAATTTCATTGGAGAAGAAACTTGTTTATTTTAATGATAAAAATTTAAATTTGTCACCTTACGAATACAAAACGATGGAATTGTTTTTTAAATGGCCAGGTCGTATTTTTACCAGGGAAGAAATTATGGACACGGTTTGGACGGAACCGGAAGATAGTTTTGATCGTGCCGTTGACACAGTCATCAAAAATATAAGAGCTAGATTCAAAGAGTTGGATCCCAAATTTGATCCGATTGAAACAAGAAGAGGACAAGGATACGGCTTAAAGGAAATTTTATGAATCTTTGGTTTCGAATCATTATAAGTTTTTTTTTATCCTTTCGATAGGATTTTATTATTTAATCGATAAAACAGAAGAATCCATTCGACCAAGATACATGGAAACGATTGAAGAATCGTTAAATGACACAAGCCATGTTCTATCTGCAGTAGTAGAAGAAAAAATCAAAACTAACCCAAATCAAAGATATCAATTCAAATCACTTGTAGAGAATTTATTCCGAAATCCGTTTCAAAATGTCCGAAATCGAACTTTTGAGGCAAAGATATACTCTCTTTTAAAAACAAATGCAGACATTCAAATGTATATTACAGATGCAAATGGAATTGTGATCTTTGATTCGGAACGATTTCGGGAAGGTCTCGACTATTCAAAGTACAACGATGTCTATTTAACTCTCAGAGGAAAATATGGAGTTAGATCTAGTAAAATGTTTGAAACAGAGAAAGAAGGTGCTTTGTTCATTGCCTCTCCCATTCGATTTCGAAATGAGATTATTGGTGTATTAACAGTCATCAAACCAAAAATTGGCGTCATTCCTTTTATCGAAGAAGCAAAAGCAAAATTTTGGCGTATATCTTTGATAGTTGCATCTTCGATTGCAATTGTTTTTAGTATTCTCGCCTATATTAGTTTTAGGCCAATCATTCGTTTGTCTCAATATGTCACGTCCTTGCGCAATAAGGATAAAAAGCCTTTTCCTAAATTAGGCATTAAGGAATTGAATGACTTAGGAAAAGAAGTCGACCAACTTGTAATGGAACTCGAAGGAAAAAAGTACGTTGAGTCTTATGTTCAAACTCTAACACATGAAATTAAAAGCCCGTTGTCTTCTATACTCGCATCCGCTGAATTAATTGAAACCCATCCGAAAGAAACCAAACGACTTACGAGTACAATTGAAGCGGAAGCAAAACGAATTCAAAATCTCATTGATCAATTATTGGAGTTGTCCTCGTTAGAAGGTAAAAATTCTCTTCAATTGGAAGACACTGTATTCCTAATTCCATTGATCGAAGAGGTATTGAATCGCTTTGCAATTGAACTTGAAAGAAAATCATTACAAGTTAAAAGAATATTTCCAAATATTCCCATTCAGATTAAGGGAAACCAAAATTATTTGCGAATGGCAATTGAAAATATCCTTCGGAATTCCATAGAATTTTCTAACGTGAATGATACGATTACGATTAAACTAGACTTACATGAGAATGGAATGATGAATCTAAGTTTTATGGATCAGGGGCATTCCATTCCAGACTACGCCTTAACAAAAGTAACAGAAAAGTTTTTTTCTTTGCCGAGACCTAGTAACTTACGTAAAAGTTCTGGTCTTGGACTGAGTATTGTTAAAGAAATTTTGGATTTACACCAAGCTCAATTACACATTTGGAATGTGAAACCAAAAGGTGTTGAAGTCAGTATTAGGTTTCAAAATTTTTAATCCTCACACAATCCTCACAATTCAATCATAATCTTCTCACAAAAATCTTTTACAGTATTTCTGTAGGAGTTTTGTATGAGCAAACTAATATCTTCTGTAAATTTACGCCTTATGATCCTCGGTGTGATGGTCATATTATTTATCATTCCTATTTCGATGGTAGGTTCCCTCATTGAGGAAAGAAATCAATCACGTATGGATGCTGTTTCCGAAGTTGGTGAGAAATGGAGTCAGAGCCAGACCTTACTTGGTCCTGTTCTCGTGATACCTTACAATATCAGAATCCCCAAGTCAGGAGCTTCACAATCGAAAGAAAAATGGGATTATGTTACGGAATATGCTTATTTCTTACCTGAAGAATTAACATACCAAGTCGACTTGGTCACAGAACAAAGAAAACGAGGAATTTATCAAATTCCATTATATACATGTAAAATGAATGCCAAAGGTAAATTTTCACAACTTAGATCTTCTGATTTTCCTCAAGATACAACATATATTTATTGGGATGATGCCAGGTTAATCGTTTCTGTTTCCGACTTAAAAGGATTAGGTGGTGATTTGAAATTGAATTGGAAAGGAAAAGAAAAAACATTTTCTCCTGGAACAAAGTCAAGTTATTTTCCTTCTGGTATGAGTCTTCCGGTTCCGTTAGTAGAGTCGGATGAATCCTTACAGTTTGCGATGAATGTTTCTTTAAAAGGTTCTGAATCATTTTCCATCATCCCTATTGGAAAAAAAACAATGGTAATGATGGATTCAAATTGGAAGGATCCTTCATTTAACGGAAATTTACTCCCAGTGGATCGTGAAGTTCATGAAACTGGATTTCGTTCCGTATGGGAAACATCGTATTTTTCGCGTTCTTATCCGCAAGTGATTCACTCTTTAGATGAATCGATAGTCAATTCAATATACAATTCTGCTTTTGGAGTCAGTTTGTTCATTCCAGTGGATCACTACTTGAAGTTGGAGCGATCCATAAAGTATGGTCTTCTATTTATTGTGACTAGTTTTACGCTATTCTTTTTAATGGAAGTCTTTGGTGGGATTGTATTACACCCAATTCAGTATGTTCTCATTGGATGTGCGATGATCATTTTTTATGTATTGAATTTATCTCTCTCGGAACATATTGGATACCTTGGTGCTTATATGATATCATCCATTGCAGTCACGACACTAATTGGATATTATGCGATGAATGTTTTACAAAACCGAAAAAAGGGAATTATAACAGGAATCTATTATATGTTTTTGTATGCATTTTTATACATCATTTTGGCATCAGAAGACCAAGCCTTATTACTTGGTTCAATTACTTTGTTTGTGATTTTGTCAATGGTCATGCACTTCACAAGAAAAATCAACTGGTATCAATTCGGATTGAACGTAGAAAGCCGGTAACTCAAATTTCCCTGCAATGGAGTCTTGTTTCATTGCAGGGTCTACTTTAGTAATTTGGAATTAGAAATGCAAAAAACAAATCTCAAAATTTTAAATATTTTGAAATCTATATGTCCCTAAACTGGGATTTTTCAAAAAAAAATATCCATCTAATTGATTTGATTTGCATTCTTGAAATTTTACTCGTCTTAATTGTAGTATGCACTCTTTAGATGAAAAGGTGAGTTATTTTCTTCGAGAAATAGGTGCATTTTTATTTGTTTTTGCTGCTTATCTCATTACAGGAAAACTCAGTTTATTCCTCTCATCCATTGATGGATATAGCACGCCAGTCTGGCCACCAGCAGGTCTCGCACTTGGCTTTGTATTGATTTTCGGGAATCGTATTTGGATAGCCCTTTTTTTTGCTGCCTATCTCACAAACACTCATTTTTCGAATCCTGAATTTAGCTGGCTTCAAACAATCCTTCATAATCCCCAGAATCTGCTCATCTCTTTTGGAAATTCTTTATCCGCATTATATGGCGGGTACTTACTTAGAAGATATTCAGATTCAAAATTAAATCTTTTTTCCGTCAGAGAATTGATCTCCTTTTTTGTATTAGCTGGTCCAGCTGCGGCAATCGTTTCTTCCTTGATAGGAAGTGCTTCTCTTTTCTTCTTTGACATCATCTATCAAGATTTTTTATTTCAAACATGGTTTACATGGTGGTTAGGTGATTCGATTGGAATTATCATTTTTACACCTATTCTGATTCTGACTTACAAATGGATCTTGAAAGAAGAAACAGGTATGCGGTTAGTTCTTTTTATTTCTGCAACCATGGGTACGTTTGTTTTGACACTTACTATATTTTTTGTCACTCGTGATTGGGAAAAAGAATTCATTCAATATCGAATCAAGTCAGATGGACAAATCATTTCTTCCGAAATTGAAAACCGAATCTTTGAAAATTTAAGAGTCGTCAAATCACTGGGATCTTTTCTTTCCTTACAACAAAATCTAAAGAAAAAAGACTTTGACGTTTACGCTAAATCAATATTAGACGAGACTGACTGTGTATCTGCCTTATCTTGGAATCTCTCAATCCCAAATGCAAAGCGGACTATCTATGAATCACAACTAAAATCAGATTATCCTGGTGCAATGGGAATTCATACAAAGGAAGAGAATCAAATTCAACTATCTCCCATCAAAGACCAATATGTTTTTGTGAGATACATCTATCCATTTTTGGGCAATGAATCTGCAGTGGGTTATGATGTATTTTCGAATTCTGTTCGAAAGAATGCCTTATTACGAGCCAAGGAAACAAATAATTTAGAAATTACAGGAAAAATCAATTTAGTACAAGATCACAACAATACTGGATTTTTAGTTTTTTATCCAGTCAAGAAACCTGATGGTGAATTTGGTTTTGCAACTGCAGTGATCAAAGTAACTGCCATCATTCAGAAGTCCTTGATTGGAAGTGATCAAAATAATTTATGCGTTCAAATTTTGGAAGGTGATTCAAAACAATCAAACGAAGTGTATAGTCGAAATTGTATAGCCGCTCAGGAAAAAATATTTTCTGAGTTTTCACATGTCCACGAGACTCGGATTGGCAGTCACTTACTTACATTTCGAATTGTCGCAACGAAAGAATATTTTGAAAAAAACTTAACAAACGCTTCTCGATTTATTCTTATCATTTCTTCTCTCCTTACCGGTTTACTTGGTATTTTAATGCTTATCATTTTAGGTAAAGAAAAGAGTATTCATGAGATTGTCGAAAAAAGAACATTTGAATTAGAAAAGGCAAATCGTGTTAAATCTGAATTTTTAGCCAATATGAGTCATGAGATTCGTACACCAATGAACGGAGTCCTTGGCATGTTGACATTGTTGGAAGAAACCAATGTTGATTTGGAGCAAAAGGATTATTTGGATAATGCTAAGAAGTCAGTTCTTTCTTTATTAACAATTATCAATGATATCTTAGACGTTTCGAAATTAGAGAATCATAAACTAGAGATCATTCCAACAGAGACGAATATTTATAAACTTTGTCGTGATATCCAGCTTTTGTTTCAGTCAGATGTGATTGATAAGAATCTTAAATTAAATTTAGATTTTGGGATTGAGGATAAAA containing:
- a CDS encoding response regulator gives rise to the protein MIQILLIEDEPGIQESIQIALEADGFSLKIASTGIEALQMLDDHVSLILLDIGLPDQNGFDLLKQIRKKHQIPVIFLTARNAEIDKVLGLEIGADDYIVKPFSPRELLARIRAILRRTQNQREVEQKSNQKIRISLEKKLVYFNDKNLNLSPYEYKTMELFFKWPGRIFTREEIMDTVWTEPEDSFDRAVDTVIKNIRARFKELDPKFDPIETRRGQGYGLKEIL
- a CDS encoding bacteriohemerythrin gives rise to the protein MIANWDVKYETKISEIDSQHKKLFRLINEIESIFEDNKDHLSTKTKSLLQAVSELEDYTISHFLIEERVMELNLYPNLEAHKKQHDRFTDKILELKNRLTSDKLLENDKELNQFFTDLIRFLRLWLTNHILQEDMNYKPYIKLDL
- a CDS encoding AAA family ATPase, producing MKSNRPTLHFLCGKMASGKTTLSKKIAKEENALLFCEDIWLQRLYPEEIKDFEDYKKYSARLKTILTDHIQQVLQNGNSVVLDFPANIPKTRNWIRNLFESTNANHLLHLIELSDEECLQQLQKRNLERPEGSVPMTEEEFHMITSYYSPPTKDEGFQIKVYTKH
- the creD gene encoding cell envelope integrity protein CreD is translated as MSKLISSVNLRLMILGVMVILFIIPISMVGSLIEERNQSRMDAVSEVGEKWSQSQTLLGPVLVIPYNIRIPKSGASQSKEKWDYVTEYAYFLPEELTYQVDLVTEQRKRGIYQIPLYTCKMNAKGKFSQLRSSDFPQDTTYIYWDDARLIVSVSDLKGLGGDLKLNWKGKEKTFSPGTKSSYFPSGMSLPVPLVESDESLQFAMNVSLKGSESFSIIPIGKKTMVMMDSNWKDPSFNGNLLPVDREVHETGFRSVWETSYFSRSYPQVIHSLDESIVNSIYNSAFGVSLFIPVDHYLKLERSIKYGLLFIVTSFTLFFLMEVFGGIVLHPIQYVLIGCAMIIFYVLNLSLSEHIGYLGAYMISSIAVTTLIGYYAMNVLQNRKKGIITGIYYMFLYAFLYIILASEDQALLLGSITLFVILSMVMHFTRKINWYQFGLNVESR
- the creC gene encoding two-component system sensor histidine kinase CreC, which produces MVSNHYKFFFILSIGFYYLIDKTEESIRPRYMETIEESLNDTSHVLSAVVEEKIKTNPNQRYQFKSLVENLFRNPFQNVRNRTFEAKIYSLLKTNADIQMYITDANGIVIFDSERFREGLDYSKYNDVYLTLRGKYGVRSSKMFETEKEGALFIASPIRFRNEIIGVLTVIKPKIGVIPFIEEAKAKFWRISLIVASSIAIVFSILAYISFRPIIRLSQYVTSLRNKDKKPFPKLGIKELNDLGKEVDQLVMELEGKKYVESYVQTLTHEIKSPLSSILASAELIETHPKETKRLTSTIEAEAKRIQNLIDQLLELSSLEGKNSLQLEDTVFLIPLIEEVLNRFAIELERKSLQVKRIFPNIPIQIKGNQNYLRMAIENILRNSIEFSNVNDTITIKLDLHENGMMNLSFMDQGHSIPDYALTKVTEKFFSLPRPSNLRKSSGLGLSIVKEILDLHQAQLHIWNVKPKGVEVSIRFQNF
- a CDS encoding MASE1 domain-containing protein; amino-acid sequence: MSYFLREIGAFLFVFAAYLITGKLSLFLSSIDGYSTPVWPPAGLALGFVLIFGNRIWIALFFAAYLTNTHFSNPEFSWLQTILHNPQNLLISFGNSLSALYGGYLLRRYSDSKLNLFSVRELISFFVLAGPAAAIVSSLIGSASLFFFDIIYQDFLFQTWFTWWLGDSIGIIIFTPILILTYKWILKEETGMRLVLFISATMGTFVLTLTIFFVTRDWEKEFIQYRIKSDGQIISSEIENRIFENLRVVKSLGSFLSLQQNLKKKDFDVYAKSILDETDCVSALSWNLSIPNAKRTIYESQLKSDYPGAMGIHTKEENQIQLSPIKDQYVFVRYIYPFLGNESAVGYDVFSNSVRKNALLRAKETNNLEITGKINLVQDHNNTGFLVFYPVKKPDGEFGFATAVIKVTAIIQKSLIGSDQNNLCVQILEGDSKQSNEVYSRNCIAAQEKIFSEFSHVHETRIGSHLLTFRIVATKEYFEKNLTNASRFILIISSLLTGLLGILMLIILGKEKSIHEIVEKRTFELEKANRVKSEFLANMSHEIRTPMNGVLGMLTLLEETNVDLEQKDYLDNAKKSVLSLLTIINDILDVSKLENHKLEIIPTETNIYKLCRDIQLLFQSDVIDKNLKLNLDFGIEDKNLHILVDENRLRQVLNNLISNSLKFTPSGIITLAVKLDLSRKFLEFCVHDTGIGISEENIKRLFDRFVQLEDARTKRFEGAGLGLYISKQLVNLMGGDIHVDSILNIGSTFKFTIPFQQVEVPVETIKRIESPETFNLKLINVLVAEDNILNQKFVRKVLEKEKVNVTIASNGKETIQLLDASLENDELRYDLILMDIQMPELDGLETTKRIRKRRDEYQNIPIIALTANNMDSQIQEYLQSGMDDCVKKPIILSELLHSIYKIFSKTNDSKL